One Natrinema marinum genomic window carries:
- a CDS encoding alpha/beta fold hydrolase, whose protein sequence is MARTRFDRSDHRSSLEEDAAETGSAKTDSVSTVTVGDRGKVTYATYGDPDGAPVVVLHGTPGSLVFGQLFDDCAREYGVRVLAPERPGYGRTPPWPDRELTDTGPIIAAVLADAEVERAGLIGFSGGGPHALATAATHGDLVESIDIVSGAPPWSQLPEKPAAQRLLGVLATKTPSLLKGLLRGQTWAAGRLPPSFVLAQYTTAAERAEIPRGAAARVRRDFCEALATHREGFAAETRLFTAPWEFSLAAVDRPIRLWHGDSDGNAPLEGVRRLAEDLPNGELRVLEGAGHLTTLLRSRERVLRDHGCSDDE, encoded by the coding sequence ATGGCACGCACGCGCTTCGATCGATCGGACCACCGATCGTCGCTCGAGGAGGACGCGGCGGAGACGGGTTCAGCGAAAACGGATTCGGTGTCGACCGTGACGGTCGGCGACCGAGGGAAGGTCACGTACGCGACGTACGGCGACCCCGACGGAGCGCCGGTCGTCGTCCTCCACGGCACCCCCGGGTCGCTCGTCTTCGGACAGTTGTTCGACGACTGCGCGCGGGAATACGGCGTCCGGGTCCTCGCGCCGGAGCGACCCGGATACGGACGGACGCCGCCGTGGCCCGACCGAGAGCTGACCGATACCGGCCCGATCATCGCCGCGGTGCTCGCGGACGCCGAGGTCGAGCGCGCCGGCCTGATCGGTTTCTCCGGCGGCGGGCCACACGCGCTCGCGACCGCCGCGACGCACGGTGACCTCGTCGAGTCGATCGATATCGTCTCCGGCGCGCCGCCGTGGTCGCAGCTCCCCGAGAAACCCGCGGCCCAGCGGCTACTCGGCGTTCTCGCGACGAAGACACCGTCGCTCCTGAAAGGACTGCTTCGGGGACAGACGTGGGCCGCCGGCCGGTTGCCGCCGTCGTTCGTTCTCGCACAGTATACGACGGCGGCGGAGCGAGCCGAGATTCCGAGGGGCGCGGCGGCCCGCGTTCGGCGCGACTTCTGCGAGGCGCTCGCGACTCACCGGGAGGGGTTCGCCGCTGAAACCCGCCTGTTCACGGCGCCGTGGGAGTTCTCCCTCGCCGCGGTCGACCGACCGATCCGGCTCTGGCACGGCGATAGCGACGGGAACGCTCCGCTCGAGGGCGTTCGGCGACTCGCCGAGGACCTGCCGAACGGCGAGTTACGGGTGCTCGAGGGCGCGGGCCACCTGACCACGCTGCTTCGAAGCAGGGAGAGAGTACTCCGCGACCACGGGTGCTCGGACGACGAATAA
- a CDS encoding RNB domain-containing ribonuclease: MSDDAQADAGTAEGQGPVEISEDLARHLENKRDELFEKLEIRDEFPPEVLEEAEARTEDVQSEITDEIDERKDLRDLTTWTTDPIDAQDFDDALSIEERDDEYVLWVHIADVTHYVNPETAMWDEAVERGNTVYLPGYTIHMLPPVLAETVCSLVPNEERLAHTVEMHLDKEHLSYENIEIYKSVIESDERLTYSQAENRLEDPDADLHEENTLVYEVANRMHEQRKEDGSLVLNPARDRAHTIIEECMLKANKAVTHELMWNRGVEAMYRVHPQPSPDEWSEALQEIQDLDGVSIPGSTWDDPRKAVNATLEEAPGRQLDKIQWAVMKVMPRARYMNDPFGGHHALNFEIYGHFTSPIRRLSDLINHWIVYQNDVPENLVELCDRASDKQKDAEQCEREYKTFLQEVGLDPMAVNNRGIEVVDEEEAEKTL, translated from the coding sequence ATGAGCGACGACGCACAGGCCGATGCCGGTACGGCCGAAGGGCAGGGTCCCGTCGAAATCTCGGAGGACCTCGCGCGCCACCTCGAGAACAAGCGCGACGAGCTGTTCGAGAAGCTCGAGATTCGCGACGAGTTTCCGCCGGAGGTCCTCGAGGAAGCGGAGGCGCGGACGGAGGACGTTCAGTCGGAGATCACCGACGAGATCGACGAGCGGAAAGACCTGCGCGACCTGACGACGTGGACGACGGACCCGATCGACGCCCAGGACTTCGACGACGCGCTCTCGATCGAGGAGCGCGACGACGAGTACGTCCTCTGGGTCCACATCGCCGACGTGACCCACTACGTCAACCCCGAAACGGCGATGTGGGACGAGGCTGTCGAGCGGGGCAACACGGTCTACCTGCCCGGCTACACCATTCACATGCTGCCGCCGGTGCTGGCCGAGACGGTCTGCTCGCTGGTCCCCAACGAGGAGCGACTCGCCCACACCGTCGAGATGCACCTCGACAAGGAGCATCTGAGCTACGAAAACATCGAGATCTACAAATCCGTCATCGAGTCCGACGAGCGCCTGACCTACTCGCAGGCCGAGAACCGACTCGAGGACCCCGACGCCGACCTCCACGAGGAGAACACACTGGTCTACGAGGTGGCAAACCGCATGCACGAACAGCGCAAGGAAGACGGCTCACTCGTCTTGAACCCGGCCCGCGACCGCGCCCACACCATCATCGAGGAGTGCATGCTGAAGGCCAACAAGGCCGTCACGCACGAACTGATGTGGAACCGCGGCGTCGAGGCCATGTACCGGGTCCACCCACAGCCCAGCCCCGACGAGTGGTCCGAGGCCCTTCAGGAGATTCAGGATCTCGACGGCGTCTCGATCCCCGGCAGCACGTGGGACGACCCCCGCAAAGCGGTCAACGCGACGCTCGAGGAGGCGCCGGGCCGCCAACTCGACAAGATCCAGTGGGCCGTGATGAAGGTGATGCCTCGAGCGCGGTACATGAACGACCCGTTCGGCGGCCACCACGCGCTGAACTTCGAGATCTACGGCCACTTCACCAGCCCCATCCGCCGCCTCTCCGACCTGATCAACCACTGGATCGTCTACCAGAACGACGTGCCCGAGAACCTCGTCGAACTCTGCGATCGCGCCAGCGACAAGCAAAAAGACGCCGAGCAGTGCGAGCGCGAGTACAAGACCTTCCTGCAGGAGGTCGGCCTCGATCCGATGGCGGTCAACAACCGCGGGATCGAAGTCGTCGACGAGGAAGAAGCAGAGAAGACGCTATAG
- a CDS encoding alpha/beta fold hydrolase, with product MPTGATFNAAGVQLAYDDLTPEDGDGSAPPVVLVHGFASSRQENWRDRDWDDTLLEAGRRVIALDCRGHGESEKPHDPAAYETDIMAADVVRLLDHLEIDRADFFGYSMGGRIGTEALYRHPERFNAGVLAGIGAATIEPSDAGDRIADGLLADDSEDVTDPLGKRFRLFAETTDNDLEALAACARTRTAPADWDEIAQVEHPVVIVAGEHDDITGDPEPLADGFPNGEAVVIEGEDHLTTVPDDRFTDAVLDFLEREGL from the coding sequence ATGCCAACGGGTGCCACATTTAATGCCGCCGGCGTGCAGCTCGCGTACGACGATCTCACTCCCGAAGACGGCGACGGCTCCGCCCCGCCGGTCGTCCTCGTCCACGGCTTCGCCTCGAGCCGGCAGGAGAACTGGCGCGACCGCGACTGGGACGACACGCTGCTCGAGGCCGGTCGGCGGGTGATCGCACTCGACTGCCGGGGCCACGGCGAGAGCGAGAAACCGCACGACCCGGCGGCCTACGAAACGGACATCATGGCGGCGGACGTGGTCCGCCTGCTGGACCACCTCGAGATCGACCGGGCCGACTTCTTCGGCTACTCGATGGGCGGCCGGATCGGCACCGAAGCCCTGTACCGTCACCCCGAGCGGTTCAACGCCGGCGTACTGGCCGGGATCGGCGCGGCGACCATCGAACCGAGCGACGCCGGCGACCGGATCGCCGACGGGCTGCTGGCCGACGACTCCGAGGACGTAACGGACCCGCTTGGCAAGCGGTTCCGGCTCTTCGCGGAGACGACGGACAACGACCTCGAGGCGCTCGCGGCCTGCGCCCGGACGCGAACGGCGCCCGCCGACTGGGACGAGATCGCGCAGGTCGAACATCCGGTGGTGATCGTCGCCGGCGAACACGACGACATCACGGGCGACCCCGAACCGCTCGCGGACGGCTTTCCGAACGGCGAGGCCGTCGTTATCGAGGGTGAAGACCACCTGACCACGGTGCCGGACGATCGGTTTACCGACGCGGTGTTGGACTTCCTCGAGCGTGAGGGGTTGTAG
- a CDS encoding GNAT family N-acetyltransferase — MTRTVRRATVDDCWEIHEVARESWHGAYDDVLGAERVDDVVSDWYAIGDLESAITGTNGRENAVFLVAESATADAATGTDLEPALEGFAHAVPWPEDASVAFLARLYVRPDRWREGVGTALLEHLETLLSRAFDRLRLAVLASNAVGISFYESRGFERLKTRDSDLGSGLEEHVYEKSLPAVDE, encoded by the coding sequence GTGACGCGAACCGTCCGGCGTGCGACGGTCGACGACTGCTGGGAGATCCACGAGGTCGCCCGCGAGAGCTGGCACGGCGCCTACGACGACGTTCTCGGCGCCGAGAGGGTCGACGACGTGGTCTCCGATTGGTACGCGATCGGCGACCTTGAGTCGGCGATCACGGGCACGAACGGCCGCGAGAACGCCGTTTTTCTCGTCGCCGAGTCGGCCACTGCGGACGCCGCGACCGGGACCGACCTCGAGCCCGCCCTCGAGGGCTTCGCCCACGCCGTTCCCTGGCCGGAGGACGCGTCGGTGGCGTTTCTCGCGCGGCTGTACGTCCGCCCCGATCGCTGGCGCGAGGGCGTCGGGACCGCGCTGCTCGAGCACCTCGAGACCCTGCTCTCGCGGGCGTTCGACCGCCTCCGGCTGGCCGTCCTCGCGAGCAACGCGGTCGGCATCTCCTTCTACGAATCTCGCGGCTTCGAGCGCCTCAAAACGCGCGATTCCGATCTGGGGTCCGGCCTCGAGGAGCACGTCTACGAGAAGTCGCTCCCGGCTGTAGACGAGTGA
- a CDS encoding DMT family transporter, giving the protein MRAYLYLAIAIAAEVTGTTALKFSDGFTNPVPTAIVVAGYIGSFYLLSLSLQEFPIGFVYATWSALGIIAAALIGVVLFDESVDIAGFVGIALIVGGVVCLNVFSDTYAPAH; this is encoded by the coding sequence ATGCGAGCGTACCTCTACCTGGCGATCGCGATAGCGGCGGAAGTGACCGGGACGACGGCGCTCAAATTCTCGGACGGCTTTACCAACCCCGTTCCCACCGCCATCGTCGTCGCGGGGTATATCGGCTCCTTTTATCTTCTCAGCCTCTCGCTGCAGGAGTTTCCGATCGGATTCGTGTACGCGACCTGGTCCGCGCTGGGGATCATCGCCGCCGCCCTCATCGGCGTCGTGTTATTCGACGAATCGGTCGACATTGCCGGGTTCGTCGGCATCGCGCTCATCGTCGGCGGTGTCGTCTGCCTCAACGTCTTTTCGGACACGTACGCACCCGCGCACTAA
- a CDS encoding PGF-CTERM sorting domain-containing protein, giving the protein MNRGAALLVALLVATSTVTMAAAGAAATTAEESRTTIEADAEVDSGTGLETTADASTETETTLATQSDADGSAYAGANVAFDVEGDAITDYRVGGERTFASVAVQSQREADSSSSGGLDGSLGLEAATNLNGAGLSVASQTQASAQIRAESGATLSAHDTQRGTLVVESGDEAQYVEADLAAEAEASEEGERVRVETGDRQGVFLVVGDGEVGVADGNVTADLGANATLAFRSYADGERDERAQYEESLIAEGSAAVDVTAEQRDGELVTDAVTYGQETSANVSQSANNRVNVTIDRAVHEGTVVMTTVSEEAVGNLEDISVRIDGEAAVEASSKSELESAIGGDQSRYMVVQDAQAEGQATVYIAVNHFSTRTATIDGNGSGSDDSADGSSGGSGGDSSGASGDSTPGFGAGVAVIAISMAALRTRLER; this is encoded by the coding sequence ATGAATCGAGGCGCTGCGCTACTGGTTGCACTGCTCGTGGCCACGAGCACCGTGACGATGGCCGCGGCCGGTGCAGCTGCGACGACCGCGGAGGAATCGCGTACGACCATCGAGGCCGACGCCGAGGTCGATAGCGGGACCGGTCTCGAGACCACCGCTGACGCCAGCACCGAGACCGAGACGACGCTCGCGACGCAGTCCGACGCCGACGGCTCGGCCTACGCCGGCGCGAACGTCGCCTTCGACGTCGAGGGCGACGCGATCACCGATTACCGCGTCGGCGGCGAACGGACTTTCGCGTCCGTCGCCGTCCAGTCCCAGCGCGAGGCTGACTCGAGTTCCAGCGGCGGCCTCGACGGCAGCCTCGGGCTCGAGGCGGCGACGAACCTGAACGGCGCGGGACTGTCGGTGGCGAGCCAGACGCAGGCCAGCGCGCAGATTCGGGCCGAGAGCGGTGCGACGCTCTCGGCTCACGACACGCAACGCGGGACGCTGGTCGTCGAGAGCGGCGACGAGGCCCAGTACGTCGAAGCCGATCTCGCGGCCGAAGCGGAGGCCAGCGAGGAGGGCGAGCGCGTCCGAGTCGAGACCGGCGACCGGCAGGGCGTCTTCCTCGTGGTTGGCGACGGCGAGGTCGGCGTCGCCGACGGCAACGTGACGGCCGATCTCGGCGCGAACGCGACGCTGGCGTTCCGCTCCTACGCCGACGGCGAGCGAGACGAGCGGGCCCAATACGAGGAGTCGCTGATCGCCGAGGGGTCGGCGGCCGTCGACGTGACCGCCGAACAGCGCGACGGCGAACTCGTGACCGACGCCGTCACCTACGGGCAGGAGACCTCCGCGAACGTGAGCCAGTCCGCGAACAACCGGGTCAACGTGACCATCGATCGCGCCGTCCACGAGGGGACGGTCGTGATGACGACCGTCTCCGAGGAGGCCGTCGGCAACCTCGAGGACATCTCGGTGCGCATCGACGGCGAGGCCGCCGTGGAGGCGTCCTCGAAGAGCGAACTCGAGAGCGCGATCGGGGGCGATCAATCACGATACATGGTCGTTCAGGACGCTCAGGCGGAGGGGCAGGCGACCGTCTATATCGCGGTCAACCACTTCTCGACGCGGACCGCGACGATCGACGGCAACGGCAGTGGTTCGGACGACTCCGCTGACGGCTCGAGTGGCGGTTCCGGTGGCGACTCGAGCGGCGCCAGCGGCGACAGCACTCCCGGCTTCGGCGCCGGCGTCGCCGTGATCGCGATCTCGATGGCCGCACTGCGCACGCGACTCGAGCGCTAG
- the kdgK1 gene encoding bifunctional 2-dehydro-3-deoxygluconokinase/2-dehydro-3-deoxygalactonokinase — protein MSDIVTFGETMLRLSPPGNERLENAGEFEVRAAGAESNVAIAASRLGASATWLSKVPETALGRRVVGELRGHGIETDVVWSHRGRQGTYYLEHAGKPRGTNVIYDRENTAVSTAEAREFDLERIQNAQVFFTTGITPALSSTLRDTTLNLLKAARKGGTSTAFDFNYRRKLWSPDEARETLTRLFPGIDILVIAARDARTVLGFEGDPRQLAHKLGSQYDFTTVVVTRGADGAVGWHDSVVHDQEAYETDTVDPIGTGDAFTGAFIARRLDGDDVPAALEYATATASLKRTIPGDVALVTAQEVETVVKESGEDISR, from the coding sequence GTGAGCGACATCGTCACCTTCGGCGAGACGATGCTCCGGCTGTCGCCGCCGGGGAACGAACGCCTCGAGAACGCCGGCGAGTTCGAGGTCCGCGCCGCGGGCGCGGAGAGCAACGTCGCCATCGCGGCGAGCCGACTGGGCGCGTCGGCGACCTGGCTGTCGAAGGTCCCCGAGACGGCGCTTGGCCGGCGCGTCGTCGGCGAACTCCGGGGTCACGGCATCGAGACGGACGTGGTCTGGAGCCACCGCGGCCGTCAGGGAACGTACTACCTCGAGCACGCCGGCAAGCCCCGCGGGACGAACGTGATCTACGATCGGGAGAACACCGCGGTGTCGACGGCCGAGGCCCGCGAGTTCGACCTCGAGCGGATCCAGAACGCGCAGGTCTTCTTCACGACGGGTATCACGCCGGCGCTCTCCTCGACGCTTCGGGACACGACGCTGAACCTGCTCAAGGCGGCCCGGAAAGGCGGTACCTCGACGGCGTTCGACTTTAACTACCGGCGCAAGCTCTGGTCGCCCGATGAGGCTCGAGAGACGCTCACTCGGCTGTTTCCGGGTATCGACATCCTCGTGATCGCCGCCCGCGACGCGCGGACCGTCCTCGGCTTCGAGGGCGACCCGCGCCAGCTCGCGCACAAACTCGGCTCCCAGTACGACTTCACGACCGTCGTCGTCACCCGCGGCGCGGACGGCGCGGTCGGCTGGCACGACAGCGTTGTCCACGATCAGGAGGCCTACGAGACCGATACCGTCGATCCGATCGGCACCGGCGACGCGTTCACCGGCGCGTTCATCGCCCGCCGGCTCGACGGCGACGACGTGCCGGCCGCTCTCGAGTACGCTACGGCGACGGCGTCGCTCAAACGGACGATCCCCGGCGACGTCGCGCTCGTCACCGCCCAAGAGGTCGAGACCGTCGTCAAAGAGAGCGGCGAGGACATCTCGCGGTAG